The proteins below come from a single Streptomyces sp. MRC013 genomic window:
- the pepN gene encoding aminopeptidase N: protein MPGENLSRDEARERAALLSVDGYDVALDLRSAAEGSEAEQLTFRSVTTIRFRCTTPGANTFADLVAPSVTSVLLNGRELDPSAVFDGARIALEGLAEENVLVVDAQCAYSRTGEGLHRFVDPEDGEVYLYTQYEPADARRVFANFEQPDLKAPYRFRVTAPEGWTVWSNGAEESRDGGVWRFAETKPISTYITCVVAGPYHHVTDVYRRGDQEIPLGAMCRRSLAKHFDADDVFLVTKQGLDFFQECFGYPYPFGKYDQAFVPEYNLGAMENPGLVTFREEYVYRGKVTRAAYEGRANVILHEMAHMWFGDLVTMKWWDDLWLKESFADFMGSFSMVEATRFTDGWITFANSRKAWAYRADQLPSTHPVTADIRDLEDAKLNFDGITYAKGASVLKQLVAYAGREAFLEGSRRYFARHAYGNTTLDDLLAVLEETSGRDMRAWSRSWLETSGVNALTPVVTYDETGGRVAELVVEQDGDELRPHRIVVGLYRLDGGRLVRYARVETDVAGARTVVAELAGAERPALVLLNDEDLTYCKVRFDEASLATLRAHLGDITDPLARALCWSALWNTTRDALMPARDFVETVLAFAGRESDIGVLQMLHSWVRTALVHYAAPQWRGTGGRLVARAALRELRSAEPGSEHQLTWARFFASVAAADEDLAFLQGLLAGTEGVDGLDVDQELRWAFLEPLAAHGRADESAIDAELARDDTASGKRHQVRCLAARPSESVKARAWAEVVESDKLSNALVEAVIAGFAQPSQRELVAPYAEKYLAAIERVWAERSIQIGMHVVRGLFPALQDRAETLEATDAWLAAHEGAAPALRRLVLEARDDLARALRAQECDARA from the coding sequence GTGCCCGGTGAGAACCTGTCCCGCGACGAGGCCCGCGAGCGGGCGGCCCTGCTGTCCGTCGACGGGTACGACGTCGCGCTCGACCTGCGGTCGGCCGCGGAGGGGAGCGAGGCGGAGCAGCTGACGTTCCGCTCGGTGACGACGATCCGGTTCCGCTGCACGACCCCCGGGGCGAACACCTTCGCCGACCTCGTGGCGCCGTCCGTGACCTCCGTCCTGCTCAACGGGCGCGAGCTGGACCCGTCGGCGGTCTTCGACGGGGCGCGGATCGCGCTGGAGGGCCTCGCCGAGGAGAACGTGCTGGTCGTGGACGCGCAGTGCGCCTACAGCCGCACCGGTGAGGGGCTGCACCGCTTCGTCGACCCGGAGGACGGCGAGGTCTACCTCTACACGCAGTACGAGCCGGCCGACGCCCGCCGCGTGTTCGCCAACTTCGAGCAGCCCGACCTGAAGGCCCCGTACCGCTTCCGGGTGACGGCGCCCGAGGGCTGGACCGTGTGGAGCAACGGCGCGGAGGAGTCCCGGGACGGCGGGGTGTGGCGGTTCGCGGAGACGAAGCCGATCTCCACCTACATCACCTGCGTCGTCGCCGGCCCGTACCACCACGTCACCGACGTCTACCGGCGCGGCGACCAGGAGATCCCGCTCGGCGCGATGTGCCGCAGGAGCCTCGCCAAGCACTTCGACGCCGACGACGTCTTCCTCGTCACCAAGCAGGGCCTGGACTTCTTCCAGGAGTGCTTCGGCTACCCCTACCCCTTCGGGAAGTACGACCAGGCCTTCGTGCCCGAGTACAACCTCGGCGCCATGGAGAACCCCGGCCTGGTCACCTTCCGCGAGGAGTACGTCTACCGGGGCAAGGTGACCCGCGCCGCCTACGAGGGCCGCGCCAACGTCATCCTGCACGAGATGGCGCACATGTGGTTCGGCGACCTCGTCACCATGAAGTGGTGGGACGACCTGTGGCTGAAGGAGTCCTTCGCGGACTTCATGGGCAGTTTCTCCATGGTCGAGGCGACCCGCTTCACCGACGGCTGGATCACCTTCGCCAACAGCCGCAAGGCGTGGGCGTACCGGGCCGACCAGCTGCCCTCCACCCACCCGGTCACGGCGGACATCCGCGACCTGGAGGACGCCAAGCTCAACTTCGACGGCATCACGTACGCCAAGGGCGCCTCCGTGCTGAAGCAGCTCGTCGCGTACGCGGGCCGGGAGGCGTTCCTGGAGGGCTCCCGCCGCTACTTCGCGCGCCACGCCTACGGCAACACGACCCTCGACGACCTCCTGGCGGTGCTGGAGGAGACGTCCGGCCGCGACATGAGGGCCTGGTCCCGGTCCTGGCTGGAGACGTCGGGCGTCAACGCGCTCACGCCCGTCGTCACCTACGACGAGACGGGTGGGCGCGTCGCCGAGCTGGTCGTCGAGCAGGACGGCGACGAGCTGCGTCCGCACCGGATCGTCGTCGGCCTGTATCGGCTCGACGGCGGGCGGCTCGTCCGCTACGCGCGCGTCGAGACCGACGTCGCCGGCGCCCGGACGGTCGTGGCCGAGCTGGCGGGGGCCGAGCGGCCCGCGCTGGTGCTGCTGAACGACGAGGACCTGACGTACTGCAAGGTGCGGTTCGACGAGGCCTCCCTCGCCACGCTGAGGGCGCACCTCGGCGACATCACCGACCCGCTGGCGCGGGCGCTGTGCTGGTCGGCCCTGTGGAACACCACGCGTGACGCCCTGATGCCGGCACGGGACTTCGTGGAGACCGTCCTGGCCTTCGCGGGGCGCGAGTCGGACATCGGCGTCCTGCAGATGCTGCACTCCTGGGTGCGGACCGCGCTCGTCCACTACGCGGCGCCGCAGTGGCGCGGGACCGGCGGCCGGCTCGTCGCGCGGGCCGCGCTGCGCGAGCTGCGGAGCGCGGAGCCGGGCAGCGAGCACCAGCTGACGTGGGCGCGCTTCTTCGCGTCGGTCGCGGCGGCGGACGAGGACCTCGCCTTCCTCCAGGGCCTGCTGGCCGGCACGGAGGGTGTGGACGGGCTCGACGTCGACCAGGAGCTGCGCTGGGCGTTCCTGGAGCCGCTCGCCGCGCACGGACGGGCCGACGAGTCGGCGATCGACGCGGAGCTGGCGCGGGACGACACCGCGTCGGGCAAGCGGCACCAGGTGCGGTGTCTGGCGGCGCGGCCGTCCGAGTCGGTGAAGGCGCGGGCGTGGGCCGAGGTGGTCGAGTCCGACAAGCTGTCGAACGCGCTGGTCGAGGCGGTGATCGCGGGGTTCGCTCAGCCGTCGCAGCGGGAGCTGGTCGCGCCGTACGCGGAGAAGTACCTCGCGGCGATCGAGCGGGTGTGGGCCGAGCGGTCCATCCAGATCGGGATGCACGTGGTGCGGGGCCTGTTCCCGGCGCTGCAGGACCGTGCGGAGACGCTGGAGGCCACGGACGCGTGGCTGGCCGCGCACGAGGGGGCCGCGCCGGCGCTGCGCAGGCTCGTGCTGGAGGCGCGTGACGACCTGGCGCGCGCCCTGCGGGCCCAGGAGTGCGACGCGCGCGCCTGA
- a CDS encoding DsbA family protein has product MSETRTTADFWFDPLCPWAWMTSRWMVEVQKVRPVDVRWHVMSLAVLNEDKLDEVPEEYRESLATTAWHPVRVAVAAERLHGPEVLGRLYTAMGTRFHNEGRGPTREAIAEALAEAGLPAELLEYAERDTYDAELRASHKEGIDKVGQEVGTPVISVPGPDGAEVAFFGPVVTPAPRGEAAARLWDGTLLVASTPGFYEIKRTRTAGPVFD; this is encoded by the coding sequence ATGTCCGAGACGAGGACCACCGCCGACTTCTGGTTCGACCCGCTGTGCCCGTGGGCGTGGATGACCTCCCGCTGGATGGTGGAGGTCCAGAAGGTCCGCCCGGTGGACGTCCGCTGGCACGTGATGAGCCTCGCCGTCCTCAACGAGGACAAGCTGGACGAGGTCCCGGAGGAGTACCGGGAGTCGCTGGCGACCACGGCGTGGCACCCCGTCCGCGTCGCCGTCGCCGCCGAGCGGCTGCACGGCCCGGAGGTGCTGGGCCGGCTGTACACGGCGATGGGCACGCGTTTCCACAACGAGGGCCGGGGCCCGACCCGGGAGGCGATCGCCGAGGCGCTCGCGGAGGCCGGGCTGCCGGCGGAGCTGCTGGAGTACGCCGAGAGGGACACGTACGACGCGGAGCTGCGCGCCTCCCACAAGGAGGGCATCGACAAGGTCGGCCAGGAGGTCGGCACGCCGGTGATCTCGGTCCCCGGCCCCGACGGCGCGGAGGTCGCCTTCTTCGGCCCGGTCGTCACCCCCGCGCCCAGGGGCGAGGCGGCCGCCCGCCTGTGGGACGGGACGCTGCTGGTCGCGTCGACGCCCGGGTTCTACGAGATCAAGCGCACGCGGACGGCGGGTCCGGTCTTCGACTGA